A genomic region of Dickeya solani IPO 2222 contains the following coding sequences:
- a CDS encoding ABC transporter ATP-binding protein, translated as MSTTITINARHVSHSFTTGKVVQPVVKEVDLQIAAGELTLIIGPSGSGKSTLLAILSGLLRPQSGQVFINGQDITQYHDRDLEKFRLHHCGFVFQGFNLFGALNALQNVMLPLTYGEQISQQEAKERASATLDAVGLNNRKTLYPAELSGGEKQRVAIARALVKHGQFLFADEPTSALDKHNGQIVIDTLRHIAHQQGSTVVAVSHDNRLIEHADRVITIEDGRITHDSGSSLHGVSLT; from the coding sequence ATGAGCACAACCATCACCATAAACGCCAGACACGTCAGCCACAGCTTCACGACCGGCAAGGTAGTTCAGCCGGTCGTGAAAGAGGTGGATTTGCAGATTGCCGCGGGTGAGCTGACCCTGATTATCGGCCCTTCCGGTTCGGGCAAAAGTACGCTGCTGGCGATCTTGTCCGGGCTGCTGCGCCCGCAATCAGGGCAGGTGTTTATCAACGGGCAGGACATTACCCAATATCACGATCGCGATCTGGAAAAATTCAGGTTGCATCATTGCGGCTTCGTCTTTCAGGGGTTCAATTTGTTCGGCGCGCTGAATGCATTGCAGAATGTGATGCTGCCGCTGACCTACGGCGAACAGATTTCGCAGCAGGAGGCGAAAGAGCGGGCGTCCGCCACGCTGGATGCCGTGGGACTCAACAATCGCAAAACGCTCTACCCCGCCGAGCTGTCAGGCGGGGAAAAGCAGCGGGTGGCGATTGCCCGTGCGTTGGTCAAGCACGGCCAGTTCCTGTTCGCCGATGAGCCCACCAGCGCGCTCGACAAGCATAACGGTCAAATTGTTATCGACACATTGCGTCACATTGCCCACCAGCAGGGCTCCACCGTGGTGGCGGTGTCTCACGATAACCGTCTGATTGAACACGCCGACCGGGTTATTACCATCGAAGATGGCCGTATCACCCATGATTCCGGTTCTTCACTTCACGGAGTTTCACTGACATGA
- the dgcN gene encoding N-acetyltransferase DgcN gives MNIKKPYLLFLGDAHDQLAAKVAIGIKQWHPEYCVGQYRMAGCRADCGLPDMDIPAARAAGAQTLVIGVANRGGIISDAWVAVLRQALECGMDLAAGLHNKLADVPEISELAARLGRSLFDVRHPTQSFPVASGRKRSGKRLLPVGTDCSCGKMYTALAIEKALLERGGKATFRATGQTGILISGAGVSIDAVVSDFIAGAVETLAPDNDADHWDVIEGQGSLFHPSFAGVTTGIIHGAQPDALVLCHEPTRTRMRGVDYPLPDLQACISLNLAMAQLTNPHARFVGVSINSAHLNEADALAYMTTLEQQLGLPVVDPFRQGVGRIVDQL, from the coding sequence ATGAATATAAAAAAACCTTATTTGCTGTTTCTTGGCGATGCTCACGATCAGTTGGCCGCCAAAGTGGCGATTGGCATCAAACAGTGGCATCCGGAATACTGCGTCGGCCAGTACCGCATGGCGGGATGCCGGGCGGACTGCGGACTGCCGGATATGGACATCCCCGCCGCCCGCGCGGCGGGCGCGCAGACGCTGGTGATCGGCGTGGCGAACCGCGGCGGCATCATTTCCGATGCCTGGGTAGCGGTGCTGCGTCAGGCGCTGGAGTGCGGCATGGATCTGGCCGCCGGTCTGCACAACAAACTGGCGGATGTACCGGAAATCAGTGAACTGGCGGCCCGGCTGGGGCGCTCGCTGTTCGACGTGCGTCACCCGACCCAGAGCTTCCCGGTGGCCAGCGGGCGTAAACGCAGCGGCAAACGTCTGCTGCCGGTCGGCACCGACTGCTCCTGCGGCAAGATGTACACCGCACTGGCGATTGAAAAAGCGCTGCTGGAACGCGGCGGCAAAGCCACCTTTCGCGCCACCGGCCAGACCGGCATTCTGATTTCCGGCGCGGGCGTCAGCATTGACGCGGTGGTGTCCGACTTTATCGCCGGCGCGGTGGAAACCCTCGCCCCCGATAACGACGCCGACCACTGGGATGTGATCGAAGGTCAGGGGTCGCTGTTCCACCCTTCTTTCGCCGGCGTCACCACCGGTATCATCCACGGCGCCCAGCCGGACGCGCTGGTGCTGTGTCACGAACCCACCCGTACCCGCATGCGCGGCGTGGACTACCCACTGCCGGATCTGCAAGCCTGTATCAGTCTCAATCTGGCGATGGCGCAGCTGACCAACCCGCACGCCCGCTTCGTTGGGGTCTCCATCAACAGTGCGCACCTGAACGAAGCGGACGCGCTGGCCTACATGACGACGCTGGAACAGCAACTGGGCCTGCCGGTGGTCGATCCGTTCCGTCAGGGTGTAGGCCGTATCGTCGACCAACTGTGA
- a CDS encoding sensor domain-containing diguanylate cyclase, producing MSNNNNLPSSVLRFLRSLPFHSSPGITMMAFLAACSLIFVATSIWNFLDSYQRMLVGAEKNVVNLSVAMSRQAEDTFVPIEVAIDDMLRELSQTGMLDSTRVKSVLDTHRAVLPQLVGFYLFDAKGNLISSTGNGPLYIYNASRREYFSWLRDNNTTSLFIGKVNVSTITRRRIIPVAKRINGPNGEFKGVFLATIDHNYFGNFYSYFSLDYDGVLSLMNADGHAIYLYPNREQYINSNFADGGLFEKSRLEQGSGNGIWRTTLDNRVRIVGYVKLKRYPLVVAASLDRGALQTRWLAENILAMLLNIMVLFAMFFLGGFVLKQIRLTVQNKDAISRLHQEESDKNKMLQKLALVDPLTKLANRRRFDLYLEQSLARAREEGWPLSLIMLDVDFFKRYNDTYGHVLGDRCLTQLGGVLNGLPLPNGALTARYGGEEFTIILPGINGEQAAVYGEKVVEDVRRCAVQHQASLLPSQVVTVSVGVYSHSSDNPCDIQRLKEGADQALYLAKKKGRDRCVRL from the coding sequence ATGTCAAATAATAATAATCTTCCGTCCAGTGTTCTGCGTTTCCTTCGCTCTTTGCCTTTTCATTCCTCTCCCGGTATTACCATGATGGCCTTTCTGGCTGCCTGTAGCCTGATTTTTGTCGCCACAAGTATTTGGAATTTCTTGGATTCCTATCAGCGAATGTTGGTGGGTGCGGAGAAAAACGTGGTTAACCTGTCCGTGGCGATGTCACGCCAGGCGGAAGATACTTTTGTACCGATTGAAGTGGCGATCGATGACATGCTGCGGGAATTGTCACAAACCGGCATGTTGGATTCCACGCGAGTGAAAAGCGTTCTCGATACCCATCGCGCGGTGTTGCCGCAATTGGTGGGGTTCTATCTGTTTGACGCAAAGGGAAACCTGATTTCCTCCACCGGCAACGGGCCGCTTTATATCTATAATGCCAGCCGGCGTGAATATTTCTCCTGGCTCAGGGATAATAATACCACGTCGTTGTTTATCGGTAAGGTTAACGTCAGTACGATAACCCGCCGGCGTATTATTCCGGTGGCTAAACGAATCAATGGACCGAATGGCGAATTCAAGGGCGTTTTTCTTGCTACTATCGACCACAATTATTTCGGTAATTTCTACAGTTATTTCAGCCTGGATTATGACGGTGTGCTGTCATTGATGAATGCAGACGGTCATGCGATTTATCTCTACCCCAATCGCGAACAATATATTAATAGCAATTTCGCTGATGGCGGCCTGTTTGAGAAGTCCCGGCTGGAGCAGGGCAGCGGTAACGGTATCTGGCGCACCACGCTGGATAACCGGGTGCGTATTGTCGGCTACGTTAAACTGAAACGCTATCCGCTGGTGGTGGCGGCCAGTCTGGACAGAGGCGCGCTGCAGACGCGCTGGCTGGCGGAAAACATTTTGGCCATGCTGCTCAATATCATGGTGTTGTTCGCCATGTTTTTTCTGGGCGGCTTCGTTCTGAAACAGATCCGGCTGACGGTGCAGAATAAAGATGCGATCAGCCGCCTGCATCAGGAGGAAAGCGATAAGAACAAAATGCTGCAAAAACTGGCGCTGGTTGATCCGCTCACCAAACTGGCCAACCGCCGGCGTTTTGATCTTTATCTGGAGCAGTCGCTGGCCCGAGCCCGCGAAGAGGGCTGGCCCCTGTCGCTGATTATGCTGGATGTGGATTTTTTCAAACGTTACAACGATACCTACGGACATGTGCTGGGCGACCGCTGTCTGACTCAGCTTGGCGGCGTGTTGAACGGGTTGCCTTTGCCTAACGGCGCATTGACCGCCCGTTATGGCGGTGAGGAGTTCACCATTATTTTGCCGGGAATCAACGGCGAACAGGCGGCGGTGTACGGCGAGAAAGTGGTGGAAGATGTACGCAGATGCGCGGTGCAGCATCAGGCCTCGCTGTTGCCCAGTCAGGTGGTGACGGTGAGCGTGGGCGTATATTCGCACTCCAGCGACAACCCCTGCGATATTCAGCGTCTGAAAGAGGGCGCCGATCAGGCGCTGTATCTGGCGAAGAAAAAAGGCCGCGACCGCTGCGTGCGGCTGTAG
- the efeU gene encoding iron uptake transporter permease EfeU, translating into MFVPLLIMFREGLEAALIVSLIASYLKRTQREQWLGAVWAGVVLALALCLALGVFINATTGEFPQKQQELFEGIVAVIAVVILTYMVFWMRKVSRSVRVHLEGAIDQALSASSRQGWALVAMVFFAVAREGLESVFFLLAAFQQDVGIYAPIGAVLGLLCAVVVGVMIYWGGVKLHLARFFKWSSLFILFVAAGLAAGAIRAFHEAGLWNQFQQIAFDFSATLSTHTLFGTLLEGMFGYQETPTVSEVVVYFLYLIPALVFFFLPQRMEPATASASRKHHH; encoded by the coding sequence ATGTTCGTTCCGTTACTCATCATGTTCCGTGAAGGGCTGGAGGCGGCGCTTATCGTCAGCCTGATCGCCAGCTATCTGAAACGTACCCAACGCGAACAGTGGCTGGGCGCGGTCTGGGCAGGCGTCGTGTTGGCGCTGGCGCTCTGTCTGGCGCTGGGGGTGTTCATCAACGCCACCACCGGCGAATTTCCGCAGAAACAGCAGGAGCTGTTCGAAGGGATTGTCGCGGTGATCGCCGTGGTGATTCTGACTTACATGGTGTTCTGGATGCGCAAGGTGTCGCGCTCGGTACGGGTGCATCTGGAAGGCGCTATCGATCAGGCGCTGAGCGCCAGCTCGCGTCAGGGGTGGGCGCTGGTGGCGATGGTGTTCTTCGCCGTGGCGCGCGAAGGGCTGGAGTCGGTGTTCTTTCTGTTGGCCGCCTTCCAGCAGGATGTCGGTATCTACGCGCCGATCGGCGCCGTGCTGGGGCTGCTGTGCGCCGTGGTGGTCGGGGTGATGATCTACTGGGGCGGAGTGAAACTGCATCTGGCGCGGTTCTTCAAATGGAGCAGCCTGTTCATTCTGTTTGTCGCCGCCGGTCTGGCTGCCGGGGCTATCCGCGCGTTTCACGAAGCGGGACTGTGGAATCAATTTCAGCAAATCGCGTTCGATTTCAGCGCCACATTGTCGACCCATACGCTATTCGGCACGCTGCTGGAGGGCATGTTCGGCTATCAGGAAACCCCGACGGTTAGCGAAGTGGTGGTCTATTTCCTGTATCTGATCCCGGCGCTGGTGTTCTTTTTCCTGCCGCAGCGTATGGAGCCGGCCACGGCTTCGGCGTCGCGTAAGCATCATCATTAA
- a CDS encoding 4'-phosphopantetheinyl transferase family protein, whose translation MTVLFAALPPALRRHLYFASQTIEVSDAAQTQLLNSGLTLPASLNRAVLKRRVEFLSGRACAREALRLAGVAITDSLPISPHRHAVWPANMVGSISHCNQLAFAVVAHRQALHSVGMDIEECMTESVLDSVRTLIAKPQELRLAAQTGLAETLASTLLFSAKESLFKALFADVQRIFDFSCAQLTDWQPSRQYLQLTLTQSLSPTNPQGKPLCCHYHCFDHHVLTLCLEPQPNIDPA comes from the coding sequence ATGACTGTGTTGTTTGCGGCGTTGCCGCCCGCGTTGCGGCGCCATCTTTACTTCGCCAGCCAGACGATCGAGGTCAGCGATGCCGCGCAGACCCAACTGCTCAACAGCGGGTTAACGCTGCCCGCGTCGCTTAACCGCGCCGTGCTGAAACGCCGGGTGGAATTCCTGTCGGGGCGCGCCTGCGCACGCGAGGCGCTGCGGCTGGCGGGAGTGGCGATCACCGACTCGCTGCCGATTTCGCCCCATCGTCACGCGGTGTGGCCGGCCAACATGGTCGGCTCCATCAGTCACTGCAACCAACTGGCGTTTGCCGTCGTCGCCCATCGCCAGGCGTTGCACAGCGTGGGGATGGATATCGAAGAGTGTATGACGGAAAGCGTGTTGGATAGCGTGCGCACACTGATCGCCAAACCACAAGAACTGCGCCTCGCGGCGCAGACAGGGCTCGCCGAGACGTTGGCCAGCACCCTGCTGTTCTCCGCCAAGGAGAGCCTGTTCAAAGCCTTGTTCGCCGACGTACAGCGGATTTTCGACTTTTCCTGCGCGCAGTTAACCGACTGGCAGCCGTCACGACAGTACCTTCAGCTCACCCTGACCCAGTCCCTTAGCCCCACTAACCCACAGGGGAAACCACTCTGCTGTCACTACCACTGTTTTGACCATCACGTCCTGACGCTGTGTCTGGAGCCCCAGCCCAACATAGACCCGGCTTAG
- the efeO gene encoding iron uptake system protein EfeO gives MSTPFFRRTALCAALLTLPAFNALAADIPQIKITVNDKQCEPMQVTVAAGKTQFVVTNASQKNLEWEILKGVMVVEERENIAPGFTQKMTANLEPGEYDMTCGLLSNPKGKLVVTASGGAAAAKTNVLDLVGPIAEYKVYVTKEVEGLVQQTKLFTDAVKAGKLDEARKLYAPTRQHYERIEPIAELFSDLDGSIDAREDDYEKKADDPKFTGFHRLEKALFADHATKGLEHYADQLYADTQELQKRIASLTFPPSKVVGGAAGLIEEVAATKISGEEDRYSRTDLWDFQANVDGAQKIVNLLRPLLEKANKPLLTKIDANFKTVDGVLAKYKTKNGFESYEKLSDADRTALKGPITTLAEDLAQLRGVLGLD, from the coding sequence ATGTCTACACCATTCTTCCGCCGTACGGCGCTGTGCGCCGCTCTGTTGACGTTACCGGCGTTCAACGCGCTGGCCGCAGACATTCCGCAGATTAAGATCACAGTAAATGATAAACAGTGTGAACCGATGCAAGTCACCGTGGCGGCGGGCAAAACGCAGTTTGTGGTCACCAACGCCAGCCAGAAAAACCTGGAGTGGGAAATCCTCAAAGGGGTGATGGTGGTGGAAGAGCGTGAGAATATCGCGCCGGGCTTTACCCAGAAAATGACCGCCAACCTGGAACCGGGCGAATACGATATGACCTGCGGCCTGCTCAGCAACCCCAAGGGTAAACTGGTGGTGACCGCCAGCGGTGGTGCCGCCGCCGCGAAAACCAACGTGCTGGATCTGGTGGGGCCGATCGCCGAGTACAAGGTTTACGTGACCAAAGAAGTGGAAGGGCTGGTACAGCAGACCAAACTGTTCACCGATGCCGTCAAAGCCGGCAAGCTGGATGAGGCGCGCAAGCTCTACGCGCCGACCCGCCAGCACTACGAGCGTATCGAACCGATTGCCGAGCTGTTCTCCGATCTGGACGGCAGCATCGATGCCCGTGAAGATGACTACGAGAAGAAAGCCGACGACCCGAAATTCACCGGCTTCCACCGGCTGGAAAAAGCGCTGTTTGCCGATCACGCCACCAAGGGCCTGGAGCACTATGCGGATCAGCTGTACGCCGATACCCAGGAGCTGCAAAAACGCATCGCCAGCCTGACCTTCCCGCCGAGTAAAGTGGTGGGCGGCGCGGCCGGGCTGATTGAAGAAGTCGCGGCGACCAAGATCAGCGGCGAGGAAGATCGCTACAGCCGCACCGACCTGTGGGATTTCCAGGCCAACGTTGACGGCGCGCAGAAGATTGTCAACCTGCTGCGTCCGTTGCTGGAGAAAGCCAATAAACCATTGCTGACCAAGATCGACGCCAACTTCAAAACGGTCGATGGCGTGTTGGCGAAGTACAAAACCAAAAACGGTTTTGAATCTTACGAGAAGCTGAGCGATGCCGATCGCACCGCGCTGAAAGGGCCGATCACCACGCTGGCGGAAGACCTGGCGCAGTTGCGCGGCGTGCTCGGTCTGGATTGA
- a CDS encoding efflux RND transporter periplasmic adaptor subunit, translated as MKVIHLASSLVIALALSACDAEKPSPPAAQSAPWVAIAKGYISIEGGMISIDAPRAGIIKQILAEEGDEVKKGQLLAQIDDNEAELSLRQSLTSQDEATQDVATSKTKLEIAEREYRRVLPLGTQIISDQSKQNLKDQMSLAREDLAAKKAALETAKAKVASAQLEVDKFRVLAPENGKIVRRYAKPGEGSSTLNVTRLFTLAPDAPRIVRAEIEDIFVDNVRPGQLAEVALENNEKKVYQAKVLRLSEVFGPSVQNTDDPTAKQDTRVIECVLSLDAPKIKLGQRVMVKIYPSGTVPPAGAPTAAAAP; from the coding sequence ATGAAAGTTATCCACCTGGCCAGTAGTCTCGTCATAGCCCTGGCGCTCAGCGCCTGCGACGCCGAAAAACCGTCGCCACCGGCAGCGCAGTCCGCCCCCTGGGTTGCCATCGCCAAGGGCTACATCAGTATCGAAGGCGGTATGATCAGCATTGATGCGCCGCGCGCCGGCATCATCAAACAGATCCTGGCGGAAGAAGGCGATGAAGTAAAAAAAGGGCAGTTGCTGGCGCAGATCGATGATAACGAGGCCGAGCTGTCGTTACGGCAGTCGCTGACCTCGCAGGATGAAGCCACGCAGGATGTCGCCACCAGCAAAACCAAGCTGGAGATTGCCGAACGGGAATACCGCCGGGTACTGCCGCTCGGCACCCAGATCATTTCCGATCAGTCGAAACAAAACCTGAAGGACCAGATGTCGCTGGCGCGCGAGGATCTGGCCGCCAAAAAAGCCGCGCTGGAAACGGCCAAAGCCAAGGTGGCGTCCGCCCAGTTGGAAGTGGACAAATTCCGGGTTCTCGCCCCTGAAAACGGCAAGATCGTACGGCGATACGCCAAGCCGGGGGAAGGTTCCTCAACGCTGAATGTGACCCGCCTGTTCACGCTGGCGCCGGACGCGCCGCGCATTGTACGCGCGGAAATCGAGGATATTTTTGTCGATAACGTGCGCCCCGGCCAGTTGGCCGAGGTAGCGCTGGAAAACAACGAGAAAAAGGTCTATCAGGCCAAAGTGCTGCGGCTTAGCGAAGTCTTCGGCCCCAGCGTGCAAAATACTGACGATCCGACGGCCAAACAAGACACCCGGGTGATTGAATGCGTGCTGTCGCTGGATGCGCCGAAGATCAAACTCGGCCAGCGGGTAATGGTTAAAATCTACCCGTCGGGCACGGTGCCGCCCGCCGGCGCTCCCACCGCGGCCGCGGCGCCATGA
- a CDS encoding D-amino-acid transaminase, whose protein sequence is MSRILYVNGRYLPEEQATISVFDRGFLFADAVYEVTAVVNGRLAEYDGHMARLARSCRELNLRLPVSQEALREIHLALIAQNRLEEGGIYLQLSRGSTGDRDFAFPGDAEPTLVLFTQSRPVIHHPSAEKGIRVITCPDLRWHRRDIKTVSLLMACMAKEWAHAKGADDAWLVENGLITEGSSSNCFIVDADNRLITRPLSNDILHGITRKALLQLAADHHLTVEERAFTPQEALAAKEAFISSATTFIWPVVEIDGVTIGDGRPGPLARQLRDIYIGMIRAQTAG, encoded by the coding sequence ATGTCACGTATCCTTTACGTTAACGGGCGCTATCTGCCCGAGGAACAAGCGACGATTTCGGTGTTCGATCGCGGATTTCTGTTTGCCGACGCGGTGTATGAAGTCACCGCGGTGGTCAACGGCCGGCTGGCGGAATACGACGGCCACATGGCGCGACTGGCTCGCTCCTGTCGCGAGTTGAACCTGCGTCTGCCGGTCAGCCAGGAGGCGTTGCGGGAAATTCATCTGGCGCTGATCGCGCAAAACCGGCTGGAAGAAGGCGGCATTTACCTGCAACTCAGCCGGGGCAGCACCGGCGACCGTGATTTCGCGTTCCCCGGCGACGCCGAGCCGACGCTGGTGCTGTTTACCCAGTCCCGCCCGGTGATCCACCACCCCAGCGCGGAAAAAGGCATTCGCGTCATCACTTGTCCGGATTTGCGCTGGCACCGTCGCGACATCAAGACCGTCAGCCTACTGATGGCCTGCATGGCGAAGGAGTGGGCGCACGCCAAAGGCGCCGATGACGCCTGGCTGGTGGAAAACGGCCTGATTACCGAGGGCAGTTCCAGCAACTGTTTTATCGTCGATGCCGACAACCGCTTGATCACCCGCCCGCTCAGCAACGACATCCTGCACGGCATCACCCGCAAGGCGCTGCTGCAACTCGCCGCCGACCATCATCTGACGGTGGAAGAACGGGCGTTTACCCCGCAGGAAGCGCTCGCCGCCAAAGAAGCCTTTATCAGCTCCGCCACCACCTTTATCTGGCCGGTGGTAGAGATTGACGGCGTTACGATTGGGGATGGGCGACCCGGCCCGCTGGCACGCCAGTTGCGGGACATCTACATCGGGATGATTCGCGCCCAGACAGCGGGGTGA
- a CDS encoding DUF1272 domain-containing protein → MLELRPNCECCDVDLPPDSLLARICSFECTFCADCAEDKLSGRCPNCGGELVRRPIRPAEKLVNNPASTRRVLAR, encoded by the coding sequence ATGCTGGAATTACGGCCCAACTGCGAATGTTGCGACGTCGATCTGCCGCCGGATTCATTGCTGGCGCGGATTTGTTCGTTTGAGTGTACCTTCTGCGCGGATTGCGCGGAGGATAAACTGAGCGGTCGCTGTCCTAACTGCGGCGGTGAACTGGTCCGCCGGCCCATTCGGCCCGCGGAGAAACTGGTCAATAACCCGGCGTCGACCCGGCGGGTGCTGGCCCGGTAA
- the dgcA gene encoding N-acetyl-D-Glu racemase DgcA, with protein sequence MAELIVTHERWALKETFTVSRGSKTHADVIKVTVRDGRYEGHGESVPYARYDESISGVEAQLLTLRDVVRRGLDRSTLQTLLPPGAARNALDCALWDLDSQRQAKPVWQLAGLPRPEPVISAFTLSLDTPERMAQAAQRNAQRPLLKLKLADERDIERVAAVRQWAPQARLIVDANEGWNADLYLKLVPALQRLGVSLIEQPLPARDDEALATLPRPIPLCADESCHDRRSLPGLAARYDMVNIKLDKTGGLTEALLLRQAAQAQGLKIMVGCMVSTSLSMAPATLIAQGAAIVDLDGPLLLADDRVGGLEWRGSQLYLSEEGLWGHPRPCLTGVA encoded by the coding sequence ATGGCGGAACTGATCGTCACCCATGAACGCTGGGCGTTAAAAGAAACCTTCACCGTTTCACGCGGCAGTAAAACCCACGCCGATGTCATCAAGGTGACGGTGCGCGACGGCCGCTACGAAGGGCACGGCGAAAGCGTGCCTTATGCCCGGTATGACGAAAGCATTAGCGGCGTGGAAGCCCAGTTGCTGACGCTGCGGGACGTGGTGCGACGTGGCCTCGACCGGTCGACATTGCAAACCCTATTGCCGCCCGGCGCCGCGCGTAATGCGTTGGACTGCGCGCTGTGGGACCTCGACAGCCAGCGGCAGGCCAAACCGGTGTGGCAACTGGCCGGGCTGCCGCGTCCGGAACCGGTGATCAGCGCATTCACGCTGTCGCTGGATACCCCGGAACGGATGGCGCAGGCCGCGCAACGCAACGCGCAACGCCCGTTGCTGAAGCTGAAACTGGCGGACGAACGTGATATCGAGCGAGTGGCGGCGGTGCGACAATGGGCGCCGCAAGCGCGACTGATCGTCGACGCTAACGAAGGCTGGAACGCCGACCTGTATCTGAAACTGGTGCCGGCGTTGCAGCGTCTTGGCGTCAGCCTGATTGAACAGCCACTGCCCGCCCGCGACGACGAGGCGCTGGCCACGCTGCCGCGCCCGATTCCACTGTGCGCCGACGAATCCTGTCATGACCGCCGGTCGTTGCCGGGGCTGGCGGCGCGCTATGACATGGTCAACATCAAGCTGGATAAAACCGGCGGGCTGACCGAAGCGCTGTTATTACGTCAGGCGGCGCAGGCGCAGGGCCTGAAGATCATGGTGGGTTGCATGGTCAGCACCTCGCTGTCGATGGCGCCGGCCACGCTGATAGCGCAGGGCGCGGCGATCGTCGACCTCGACGGGCCGTTGCTGCTGGCGGACGACCGGGTCGGCGGGCTGGAATGGCGCGGTAGCCAGCTGTATTTATCTGAAGAGGGATTGTGGGGACACCCCCGCCCTTGTTTAACGGGAGTTGCATGA
- the efeB gene encoding iron uptake transporter deferrochelatase/peroxidase subunit, which produces MSHTTGPQDGPHSSQPAACPAQPDIASPSRRRLLQGLGMMGGALALGADRLAQAEDKPQAPQDERWEKQPFYGPHQAGIVTPQQAAMMLVAFDVLATSKPDLTRLFQLLTQRIAFLTQGGKVPDADPRLPPLDSGIMGPDIYPDNLTITVSVGASLFDERFDLQALKPLKLQRMTRFPNDSLDASLCHGDLLLQICANTNETVLHALRDIIKQTPDLLSVRWKREGFISAHAARSKGQETPVNLLGFKDGTANPNTGDSALMDQILWVGAPSGEPAWTEGGSYQAARIIRFHVEFWDRTPLREQQTIFGRDKRSGAPLGMTHEHDEPDYSQDPEGKVIPLDAHIRLANPRTSETRANLMLRRGYSYSLGVSNSGQLDMGLLFVCYQADLEKGFLTVQKRLDGEPLEEYIKPIGGGYFFVLPGVKRADDWLASGLLTA; this is translated from the coding sequence ATGAGCCACACCACGGGCCCGCAGGACGGGCCGCATTCCTCTCAACCTGCTGCGTGTCCGGCACAGCCGGACATCGCTTCTCCTTCTCGCCGCCGGCTGTTGCAGGGGCTGGGCATGATGGGCGGCGCGCTGGCGCTCGGCGCCGACCGGCTGGCGCAGGCGGAGGACAAGCCGCAGGCGCCGCAGGATGAACGCTGGGAAAAACAGCCGTTCTACGGTCCGCATCAGGCCGGTATCGTCACGCCGCAACAGGCGGCGATGATGCTGGTGGCGTTCGATGTGCTGGCGACCAGCAAGCCGGATCTGACCCGGCTGTTCCAGTTGCTGACTCAGCGTATCGCGTTTCTGACGCAGGGCGGCAAGGTGCCGGACGCCGATCCGCGTTTGCCGCCGCTGGATTCCGGCATCATGGGGCCGGACATCTATCCGGATAATCTCACTATCACCGTATCGGTCGGCGCGTCGCTGTTTGATGAACGGTTTGATTTGCAGGCGCTCAAGCCGCTGAAACTGCAACGCATGACCCGTTTTCCCAACGACTCGCTGGACGCCAGCCTGTGTCATGGCGACCTGCTGCTGCAGATCTGCGCCAACACCAACGAAACGGTGCTGCACGCGCTGCGCGACATCATCAAGCAGACGCCGGACCTGCTCAGCGTTCGCTGGAAGCGGGAAGGGTTTATTTCCGCGCACGCGGCGCGCAGCAAAGGCCAGGAAACCCCTGTCAATCTGCTGGGTTTCAAGGACGGCACCGCTAACCCCAATACCGGCGATAGCGCGCTGATGGACCAGATTCTGTGGGTCGGCGCTCCATCCGGCGAGCCGGCCTGGACGGAGGGCGGCAGCTATCAGGCGGCGCGCATCATCCGTTTTCATGTTGAATTCTGGGACCGCACGCCGCTCAGGGAGCAGCAGACCATTTTCGGCCGGGACAAACGCAGCGGCGCGCCGCTGGGCATGACCCATGAGCATGACGAACCGGATTACAGTCAGGACCCGGAAGGCAAAGTGATTCCGCTGGACGCGCATATCCGTCTCGCTAATCCACGCACGTCGGAAACCCGCGCCAACCTGATGCTGCGCCGCGGCTACAGTTACTCGCTGGGGGTATCCAACTCCGGTCAGCTGGATATGGGGCTGCTGTTCGTCTGCTATCAGGCCGACCTGGAAAAAGGCTTCCTGACGGTGCAAAAACGGCTCGACGGCGAACCGCTGGAGGAGTACATCAAGCCGATCGGCGGGGGGTACTTCTTCGTGCTGCCGGGGGTGAAACGTGCCGACGACTGGCTGGCGAGCGGGTTGCTGACGGCGTAA